A single genomic interval of Methylobacterium bullatum harbors:
- the pgm gene encoding Phosphoglucomutase has protein sequence MTSRHVPTSPFFDQKPGTSGLRKKVPVFRQPRYVENFVQSIFDIIPDRDGATLVVGGDGRFFNREVVQTTLKLAAANGFARVLVGRGGLLSTPAASCVIRKRGAIGGIVLSASHNPGGPDGDFGIKFNAANGGPAPESVTAAIYERTKAISEYRIADVPDLDLDTVGEARIDGMVVSIIDPVADYAALMQELVDFDAIRRLFASGFRMRFDAMSAVTGPYAIAILEGALGAPSGTVVNGTPEEDFGGHHPDPNPVHAHELYELMLSADAPDFGAASDGDGDRNMIVAPGLFVTPSDSLAILAAHAHRAPGYASGLAGIARSMPTSRAADRVAASLGIPAFETPTGWKFFGTLLDAGLITLCGEESAGTGSNHVREKDGLWAVLLWLNILAATGKRADAIVREHWTAFGRDYYTRHDYEEIESESANRLMEGLRAQVASLPGRRIGDLTVSAADDFRYVDPVDGSVTAQQGIRISFAEDARVVYRLSGTGTAGATLRVYIERYESDPNRLDLAPDVVLAPVVQAARDIADIAGITGRSEPSVIT, from the coding sequence ATGACTTCGAGGCACGTGCCGACTTCGCCATTCTTTGATCAGAAGCCGGGGACGTCGGGCCTTCGCAAGAAGGTCCCGGTCTTCCGGCAGCCCCGCTACGTCGAGAATTTCGTCCAGTCCATCTTCGACATCATCCCCGACCGCGATGGCGCGACCCTGGTGGTGGGCGGCGATGGCCGCTTCTTCAACCGCGAGGTGGTGCAGACGACGCTGAAGCTCGCCGCCGCCAACGGCTTCGCCCGGGTTCTCGTCGGCAGGGGCGGGCTCCTCTCCACCCCGGCGGCCTCCTGCGTCATCCGCAAGCGCGGCGCGATCGGCGGCATCGTCCTGTCGGCAAGCCACAATCCCGGCGGACCGGACGGGGATTTCGGGATCAAGTTCAACGCCGCCAATGGCGGTCCGGCGCCGGAATCCGTCACCGCCGCCATCTACGAGCGCACGAAGGCGATCTCCGAGTATCGCATCGCCGACGTGCCGGATCTCGACCTCGACACCGTGGGCGAGGCTCGGATCGACGGCATGGTCGTGTCCATCATCGACCCGGTCGCCGATTACGCGGCCCTGATGCAGGAACTCGTCGATTTCGATGCGATCCGCCGCCTGTTCGCGTCCGGCTTCCGGATGCGGTTCGACGCCATGAGCGCGGTGACCGGCCCCTACGCCATCGCCATCCTGGAAGGGGCGCTGGGCGCCCCTTCCGGCACGGTGGTGAACGGCACGCCGGAGGAGGATTTCGGCGGCCACCATCCCGACCCCAACCCTGTCCATGCCCACGAGCTCTACGAGCTGATGCTGAGCGCGGACGCGCCGGATTTCGGCGCGGCCTCGGACGGGGACGGCGACCGCAACATGATCGTGGCGCCCGGCCTCTTCGTCACCCCGAGCGACAGCCTGGCGATCCTCGCTGCCCATGCCCATCGCGCGCCGGGCTACGCCTCCGGCCTGGCGGGCATCGCCCGTTCGATGCCCACGAGCCGCGCCGCCGACCGGGTCGCGGCCTCGCTCGGCATTCCCGCCTTCGAGACGCCGACGGGCTGGAAGTTCTTCGGCACGCTGCTCGATGCCGGGCTCATCACCCTGTGCGGCGAGGAGAGCGCCGGCACGGGCTCGAACCACGTCCGCGAGAAGGACGGGCTCTGGGCCGTGCTGCTGTGGCTGAACATCCTGGCGGCGACGGGCAAGCGCGCCGACGCCATCGTGCGCGAGCATTGGACCGCGTTCGGCCGCGATTACTACACCCGCCACGATTACGAGGAGATCGAGTCCGAGAGCGCCAACCGCCTCATGGAGGGGTTGCGCGCGCAGGTCGCGAGCCTGCCCGGCCGCCGGATCGGCGATCTCACCGTCTCCGCGGCGGACGATTTCCGCTATGTCGACCCGGTCGACGGCTCCGTGACCGCGCAGCAGGGCATCCGCATCAGCTTCGCCGAGGATGCGCGTGTGGTCTACCGTCTCTCCGGAACCGGCACGGCGGGGGCGACGCTGAGAGTCTATATCGAGCGCTACGAGAGCGACCCGAACCGGCTCGACCTAGCGCCGGATGTCGTCCTCGCCCCTGTCGTCCAGGCGGCGCGCGACATCGCCGACATCGCCGGTATCACGGGGCGCAGCGAGCCCAGCGTGATCACCTGA
- the pglA gene encoding N, N'-diacetylbacillosaminyl-diphospho-undecaprenol alpha-1,3-N-acetylgalactosaminyltransferase, whose protein sequence is MKRLVFVVTEDWFFASHFLPMARAAVAMGLSVAVVTRVRAHRAAIEATGARVVALEAERSSLNPMAAGYAAGQLAAILKELEADIVHCIALRSILVGGTAAAMAGIPARVYALTGLGLMGARTDVAGRMGRLALRQLIRGPLASKQTRFLFENPDDAQALGLDPADTAVTIVGGAGIDPALLAQTPQPPSPPLRIAVVARMLWSKGIDTAVEATRLARTEGAAVELSLYGAPDASNRRAIPEETLRSWSRDGVTWHGPTRDVSAVWAEHHVGCLPSRGGEGLPRTLLEAASCGRALLTTDVPGCRTLVRDGIEGMLVPPDDARSLAAAMVRLAADPLLAARMGEAARRRVVEGGFTEDAVMRAVSGLYADLLRP, encoded by the coding sequence ATGAAGCGGCTCGTCTTCGTCGTCACCGAGGATTGGTTCTTCGCCTCGCACTTCCTGCCCATGGCACGGGCCGCCGTGGCGATGGGCCTGTCCGTGGCGGTGGTGACCCGCGTGCGCGCCCACCGGGCCGCGATCGAGGCAACGGGGGCGCGCGTGGTCGCCCTGGAGGCCGAGCGGTCGAGCCTCAACCCCATGGCGGCGGGCTATGCGGCCGGCCAGCTCGCGGCGATCCTGAAAGAGCTGGAGGCCGACATCGTCCATTGCATCGCGCTGCGCTCGATCCTCGTGGGCGGGACGGCAGCGGCGATGGCGGGCATTCCGGCGCGGGTCTATGCCTTGACCGGGCTCGGCCTGATGGGCGCGCGCACCGACGTCGCCGGCCGCATGGGCCGCCTCGCCCTGCGCCAGCTCATCCGTGGCCCCCTCGCCTCGAAACAGACCCGGTTCCTGTTCGAGAACCCGGACGATGCGCAGGCCCTCGGCCTCGATCCCGCCGACACGGCGGTCACCATCGTCGGCGGGGCCGGCATCGATCCCGCTTTGCTCGCGCAGACGCCGCAACCGCCCTCCCCGCCCCTGCGCATCGCCGTCGTGGCGCGGATGCTGTGGTCGAAGGGCATCGACACAGCCGTGGAGGCGACGCGCCTCGCCCGCACTGAGGGCGCGGCGGTGGAGCTCTCCCTCTACGGTGCGCCCGACGCCTCGAACCGGAGGGCGATCCCCGAAGAGACCCTGCGTTCCTGGAGCCGGGACGGCGTCACTTGGCACGGCCCGACCCGCGACGTGAGCGCCGTCTGGGCGGAGCACCATGTCGGGTGCCTGCCCTCGCGGGGCGGCGAGGGCCTGCCGCGCACGTTGCTGGAGGCGGCGTCCTGCGGGCGTGCCCTCCTCACCACCGACGTGCCCGGCTGCCGCACGCTGGTCCGCGACGGGATCGAGGGTATGCTGGTCCCGCCCGACGACGCGCGGAGCCTCGCCGCCGCGATGGTCAGGCTCGCCGCCGATCCGCTTCTCGCGGCACGGATGGGCGAGGCCGCGCGGCGGCGCGTGGTCGAGGGGGGCTTCACCGAGGATGCGGTGATGCGGGCGGTTTCCGGCCTCTACGCGGATCTCCTGCGCCCATGA
- the prmA_2 gene encoding Ribosomal protein L11 methyltransferase — MTPSVDPLAFIRANTRLLPVPHAPEIVLHVADEATELWQKTEDELDAIGLPPPFWAFAWAGGQALARHVLDRPELVAGQRILDFASGSGLVAIAATLSGATHATASDLDAFAIAAIGLNAGANGVGDRITPVADDLIGSRPADLGVTTILVADIFYERDIALRVTDWLAALHEQGATILIGDPGRSYLPRDRLDILATYEVPVSRSLEDAEIKRSSVWRFRA; from the coding sequence ATGACGCCTTCGGTCGATCCCCTCGCCTTCATCCGCGCCAATACGCGGCTTCTGCCCGTGCCCCACGCGCCGGAGATCGTGCTGCATGTGGCCGACGAAGCGACGGAGCTGTGGCAGAAAACGGAGGACGAGCTCGATGCCATCGGCCTGCCGCCGCCGTTCTGGGCCTTCGCCTGGGCGGGCGGGCAAGCCCTGGCCCGGCATGTCCTCGACCGCCCGGAGCTCGTGGCCGGGCAGCGGATTCTCGATTTCGCGTCCGGCTCGGGGTTGGTGGCGATCGCGGCGACGCTTTCCGGCGCCACCCATGCGACGGCCAGCGACCTCGACGCCTTCGCCATCGCCGCCATCGGCCTCAATGCCGGAGCCAACGGCGTCGGCGACAGGATCACGCCCGTCGCCGACGACCTCATCGGTTCGCGGCCCGCCGATCTCGGCGTCACCACGATCCTGGTGGCGGACATCTTCTACGAGCGGGACATCGCTCTCCGCGTCACCGACTGGCTGGCCGCCCTGCACGAGCAGGGCGCCACCATCCTCATCGGCGATCCCGGCCGCTCCTACCTGCCGAGGGACCGGCTCGACATCCTCGCGACCTACGAGGTGCCGGTGAGCCGGTCCCTGGAGGACGCGGAGATCAAGCGCAGCAGCGTCTGGCGCTTCAGGGCTTAG
- the pleD_1 gene encoding Response regulator PleD: MWAGRLGNMLICHRHADEQHEISGQATKDMHIVIVDTSRVVLKVVAGMLEPQGHHVDVFTDSQAALDFVTYTPTVRVLITSLEVRPLSGLELCWSARLIAETNRPLYVITMSSARNSRNLAEALDSGADDFIEKPPGAEELHARMRAADRLTTMQSELIRLAETDPLTGLLNRRAFLQRVRDAADRVGNHGDMSAILVDIDHFKRINDEYGHDVGDAAIQSVCKTIAEEGIVGRLGGEEFGIVLPHRPVTDAEALASRLRRLVEALRIRGARTPIRLTCSFGVSQWCEGDTIEAMIKRADIALYEAKTTGRNRVISAAADLVLARAG, encoded by the coding sequence ATGTGGGCGGGTCGTCTTGGCAACATGTTAATCTGTCACCGCCATGCTGACGAACAACATGAAATCTCGGGGCAGGCGACCAAGGACATGCATATCGTCATCGTCGATACGAGCCGCGTTGTCCTGAAGGTCGTTGCCGGCATGCTCGAGCCGCAGGGCCATCATGTCGATGTCTTTACCGACTCGCAGGCGGCTCTCGACTTCGTCACCTACACGCCGACTGTGCGAGTCCTGATCACGAGCCTGGAAGTCCGCCCTTTGAGCGGCCTCGAACTGTGCTGGTCGGCGCGTCTCATCGCCGAAACGAACCGGCCACTCTACGTCATCACCATGTCCTCGGCCCGTAATTCGCGCAATCTCGCCGAGGCGCTCGACAGCGGCGCCGACGATTTCATCGAGAAGCCCCCCGGCGCCGAGGAACTGCATGCCCGCATGCGGGCGGCGGACCGCCTGACGACCATGCAGAGCGAGCTGATTCGCCTCGCCGAGACCGACCCGCTCACCGGCCTCCTCAACCGGCGCGCCTTCCTGCAGCGGGTGCGGGACGCCGCCGATCGTGTGGGCAACCACGGCGACATGTCGGCGATCCTGGTGGATATCGACCATTTCAAACGCATCAACGACGAATACGGCCACGATGTCGGCGATGCGGCGATCCAGAGCGTCTGCAAGACCATTGCGGAGGAGGGCATCGTCGGGCGGCTCGGAGGCGAAGAGTTCGGCATCGTTCTTCCGCACCGGCCTGTGACCGATGCCGAGGCGCTCGCGTCACGGCTGCGCCGCCTCGTGGAGGCCCTGCGCATCCGCGGCGCCCGCACCCCGATCCGCCTCACCTGCAGCTTCGGCGTCAGCCAGTGGTGCGAGGGCGATACGATCGAGGCCATGATCAAGCGGGCCGATATCGCCCTCTACGAGGCCAAGACCACGGGGCGCAACCGGGTGATCTCGGCCGCCGCCGACCTCGTCCTCGCCCGGGCGGGATGA
- the ycdF gene encoding Glucose 1-dehydrogenase 2, with protein MKLQGKRALITGADSGIGQAAAELFAREGADVAITYNTDADGARETARRVEAAGRTCLVIQDDVGDPASVEATFAKVAAEFGVLDILVNNAGQAMSGMPVAEMDDGKLEQILRVNLMGPVFCARAFIKVRRAHGGRGKIVIVSSVAQHLPTPESAPYGMSKAGVGSLCRSLSRELAEDKINVNNVAPGLIETPMTSDRFENPEKLAASLERIPWHRAGQPDEIAKAILYLASDDADYVTGHTLVVDGGLTMQWGGA; from the coding sequence ATGAAGCTGCAGGGCAAACGCGCGCTCATCACCGGGGCGGATTCCGGTATCGGACAGGCTGCGGCCGAGTTGTTCGCGCGCGAAGGCGCGGACGTGGCGATCACCTACAACACCGACGCCGACGGCGCGCGGGAGACCGCGCGCAGGGTCGAGGCCGCCGGTCGCACATGCCTCGTGATCCAGGACGATGTCGGAGACCCGGCCTCCGTCGAGGCGACCTTCGCCAAGGTGGCCGCCGAGTTCGGCGTCCTCGACATCCTCGTCAACAATGCCGGTCAGGCCATGAGCGGGATGCCGGTGGCCGAGATGGACGACGGCAAGCTCGAACAGATCCTGCGGGTCAACCTGATGGGGCCGGTCTTCTGCGCCCGCGCCTTCATCAAGGTCCGGCGGGCCCATGGCGGGCGGGGGAAGATCGTCATCGTCTCGTCGGTGGCCCAGCACCTGCCGACGCCGGAAAGCGCCCCCTACGGCATGTCGAAGGCCGGTGTCGGCTCCCTCTGCCGCAGCCTGTCGCGGGAGCTCGCCGAGGACAAGATCAACGTCAACAACGTCGCCCCCGGCCTGATCGAGACACCGATGACCAGCGACCGGTTCGAGAACCCGGAGAAGCTCGCGGCGTCCCTGGAGCGCATCCCGTGGCACCGCGCCGGCCAGCCCGACGAGATCGCCAAGGCGATCCTCTACCTCGCCTCGGACGATGCCGACTACGTCACCGGCCATACCCTCGTGGTGGATGGCGGCCTGACCATGCAATGGGGCGGCGCGTAG
- the degU_3 gene encoding Transcriptional regulatory protein DegU, protein MEEGSGGVAMHLLIVDDHPLFRDALASAVKLAFPEAAIDEAEGIAAAMAVLAAAGTVDLVLLDLSMQGVLGFDGLVSIRSRFPRVPILVVSGLDDPRIMREALQHGAAGFVPKAVDKATLTRAIADVLGGGLSIPAALSDSAAGSAPPTQLAERIARLTPQQLRVLLMIRQGKLNKQIAHELQVGDSTVKAHVSEILRKLDVISRTQIVIETALLDFDQIRMPQAG, encoded by the coding sequence ATGGAAGAGGGCAGCGGCGGAGTGGCCATGCATCTTTTGATCGTCGACGACCACCCGCTCTTTCGCGACGCGCTGGCGAGCGCGGTCAAGCTCGCCTTTCCCGAAGCGGCGATCGACGAGGCCGAGGGGATCGCCGCCGCGATGGCGGTCCTGGCGGCAGCCGGTACCGTCGATCTGGTCCTGCTCGATCTCTCGATGCAGGGCGTCCTGGGTTTCGACGGGCTCGTCTCGATCCGCTCCCGCTTCCCGCGTGTGCCGATCCTCGTCGTGTCCGGCCTCGACGACCCGCGCATCATGCGCGAGGCGCTGCAGCATGGCGCGGCCGGGTTCGTACCGAAGGCGGTCGACAAGGCGACGCTGACACGGGCCATCGCCGACGTGCTCGGCGGAGGTCTGTCGATCCCCGCCGCCCTGTCGGATTCCGCGGCCGGCTCGGCCCCTCCGACCCAGCTCGCGGAGCGGATCGCCCGCCTGACGCCGCAGCAGCTGCGCGTCCTCCTGATGATCCGGCAGGGGAAGCTCAACAAGCAGATCGCGCACGAGCTCCAGGTCGGCGATTCCACCGTCAAGGCCCATGTCTCCGAGATCCTGCGCAAGCTCGACGTCATCAGTCGGACGCAGATCGTGATCGAGACGGCCCTGCTCGATTTCGACCAGATCCGGATGCCGCAGGCCGGGTGA
- the vraR gene encoding Response regulator protein VraR: MNQAVGVLIVDEPAGLGPVLRAFLEHEPSLHTVGEADLPLGGPGTESIVALVFLPETASKSALARIAALKRHPTLRVLVAFQSLAAETLRSLLEAGADAVVAQSATPREISATIVRLAHAGEADTQAVGPAEAGDGLTPREAEILRFLSAGFSNKEVARRLSLSVRTVETHRLNLRRKTQTGRLKDLVCLARQLGLPPVVESETPRQGKGESSHHAHKTVIETMARH; this comes from the coding sequence ATGAACCAGGCCGTGGGGGTTTTGATCGTCGACGAACCAGCGGGGCTCGGGCCTGTCCTGCGGGCCTTCCTGGAGCATGAGCCCAGCCTGCATACGGTCGGCGAGGCCGATCTGCCCCTGGGCGGGCCGGGCACCGAGAGCATCGTCGCCCTGGTGTTCCTGCCCGAGACCGCGTCGAAGAGCGCCCTCGCCCGGATCGCCGCGCTCAAGCGTCATCCGACCTTGCGTGTGCTGGTGGCCTTCCAGAGCCTCGCCGCCGAGACCCTGCGGAGCCTGCTCGAGGCAGGTGCCGATGCGGTGGTGGCGCAATCGGCCACCCCGCGGGAGATCAGCGCGACGATCGTGCGGCTGGCCCATGCGGGCGAGGCGGACACTCAGGCAGTCGGCCCGGCGGAAGCCGGCGATGGGCTGACCCCGCGCGAGGCGGAGATCCTGCGGTTCCTCAGTGCCGGTTTCAGCAACAAGGAGGTGGCGCGCCGCCTCAGCCTCAGCGTCCGCACCGTGGAGACGCATCGGCTCAACCTGCGCCGCAAGACCCAGACGGGCCGGCTGAAGGACCTCGTCTGCCTCGCCCGGCAATTGGGGCTGCCCCCCGTGGTGGAGAGCGAGACGCCGCGCCAGGGCAAGGGCGAATCCAGCCACCATGCCCACAAGACCGTCATCGAGACGATGGCGCGCCACTGA
- the dhmA2 gene encoding Haloalkane dehalogenase 2, producing the protein MTRPSKTSWLMPALLGSVAALAASALHTARKAREAERRTPPIGDFMSVDGVRLHYVIRGHGQPLVLIHGNGTMIQDFLVSGIVDDLAKRYRVIVFDRPGYGYSDRPRGFWTPRAHASLYGKALERLGVSRAIVLGHSWGSLVAVALALQSPGLVRGLVLASGYFYPTLRMDALLASPPAIPGIGDVMRHTVSPLIGRAMLPALIKGMFAPAPVPERFDREFPKEMMLRPLQLRASAEDAALMSPVTVELQKHYRDLMLPVVIIAGAEDQIADVGRQSERLHRALPRSSFILVPGMGHMIHHLAPGEVIGAIDRAAAMAEARTDEDRSVGPGRV; encoded by the coding sequence ATGACCCGTCCCTCGAAGACCTCGTGGCTGATGCCGGCGCTTCTCGGTTCCGTCGCGGCCCTCGCCGCCTCGGCGCTCCACACTGCCCGGAAGGCCAGGGAGGCCGAGCGACGCACCCCGCCCATCGGTGATTTCATGTCCGTGGACGGGGTCAGGCTGCACTACGTCATACGCGGTCACGGACAGCCCCTGGTGCTGATCCACGGCAATGGCACCATGATCCAGGACTTCCTCGTCAGCGGGATCGTGGACGACCTCGCCAAGCGTTACCGCGTCATCGTCTTCGACCGGCCCGGCTACGGCTATAGCGACCGACCGAGGGGATTCTGGACTCCACGTGCCCACGCGTCGCTGTACGGGAAGGCATTGGAGCGGCTCGGTGTCTCACGGGCCATCGTGCTGGGTCATTCCTGGGGCAGCCTCGTTGCCGTGGCGCTGGCGCTGCAAAGCCCCGGCCTCGTTCGCGGCCTCGTCCTCGCGTCAGGCTACTTCTATCCGACGCTGCGCATGGATGCGCTCCTCGCTTCTCCACCGGCGATTCCCGGCATCGGAGATGTCATGCGCCATACGGTCTCTCCGCTGATCGGACGGGCGATGCTGCCGGCCCTGATCAAGGGAATGTTCGCGCCGGCCCCGGTGCCCGAGCGGTTCGATCGCGAATTTCCCAAGGAGATGATGCTCCGCCCCCTGCAATTGCGTGCGTCCGCGGAGGACGCCGCGCTGATGTCTCCCGTGACCGTCGAACTGCAGAAGCATTACCGTGACCTCATGCTGCCGGTCGTGATCATCGCCGGCGCGGAGGACCAGATCGCGGATGTCGGACGTCAGTCGGAGAGGCTTCACCGCGCGCTGCCCCGGAGCAGCTTCATCCTCGTCCCCGGAATGGGTCACATGATCCACCATCTGGCTCCCGGAGAGGTCATCGGCGCTATCGACCGCGCCGCGGCGATGGCCGAGGCGCGCACGGACGAGGACAGATCCGTCGGGCCGGGGCGGGTCTGA
- the fdhL gene encoding Fructose dehydrogenase large subunit — protein sequence MKLDAMRRYATTDTVDVVVIGTGAGGAPVLARLAAAGLKVVALEAGPNFDPARFAFDETLADEIYWTDERLSGGSTPEAFGANNSGTGVGGSTLHWGAFTPRADERDLRLYSETGMGVDWPLGYKDLRPFYERVEAFIGVSGPAAYPWDPGRRYPLSPVPRNAPAQVMATACDRLGLRTADSPAAVVSGDFPQEGGDLRRGCINCGYCHQGCRNGAKTSMDVTYLPHAVANGAEIRPDCRVHGLERDREGRITSVIFRHDGVDHRQRCAAVYLCAGAVETPRLLLHLGLANGSGQVGRNYMGHVATQVWGTFEAKMRMNRGYPSSLISEDMVRPDDADFAGGYLMQSLGVLPLTWGNSVARGRGLWGRALTEHLSRYNHMAGIGINGETLPCDANVLVLADEVDAFGMRKARIDFGYSSNEDRLNAHATRTMTAIWEAAGASDIWVLERVAHTIGTCRMGRSGDSAVVDPQGRSFEVPNLWISDGSTFPSSLAANPALTIMALALRSAEAFLGHRS from the coding sequence ATGAAGCTCGATGCGATGCGTCGCTACGCAACCACCGACACCGTCGATGTCGTCGTCATCGGCACCGGCGCGGGTGGCGCGCCGGTGCTCGCCCGCCTCGCGGCGGCCGGGCTGAAGGTCGTCGCCCTGGAAGCGGGACCGAACTTCGACCCCGCGCGCTTCGCCTTCGACGAGACCCTCGCCGACGAGATCTACTGGACTGACGAGCGCCTCAGCGGCGGTTCGACACCGGAGGCCTTCGGCGCCAACAACAGCGGCACCGGGGTCGGCGGCTCCACCCTGCATTGGGGTGCCTTCACGCCCCGCGCCGACGAGCGCGACCTGCGCCTCTACTCCGAGACCGGAATGGGGGTGGATTGGCCCCTCGGTTACAAGGACCTGCGGCCGTTCTACGAGCGCGTCGAGGCGTTTATCGGCGTCTCTGGCCCCGCCGCGTACCCCTGGGATCCGGGCCGGCGCTATCCTCTCTCACCGGTCCCGCGCAACGCGCCGGCCCAGGTGATGGCGACGGCCTGCGACCGGCTCGGCCTGCGCACCGCCGATTCACCGGCGGCCGTGGTCTCGGGTGACTTCCCCCAGGAGGGCGGCGACCTGCGCCGGGGCTGCATCAATTGCGGCTATTGCCACCAGGGCTGCCGCAATGGCGCCAAGACCAGCATGGACGTCACCTACCTGCCCCATGCGGTCGCCAACGGGGCGGAAATCCGCCCCGATTGCCGGGTTCACGGGCTCGAGCGCGACCGCGAGGGTCGGATCACGTCCGTGATCTTCCGGCACGACGGCGTCGATCATCGCCAGCGTTGCGCGGCGGTCTATCTCTGTGCGGGCGCCGTGGAGACGCCCCGGCTCCTCCTGCATCTCGGGCTCGCCAACGGCAGCGGCCAGGTCGGGCGCAACTACATGGGCCATGTGGCGACCCAGGTCTGGGGGACGTTCGAGGCCAAGATGCGGATGAACCGTGGCTATCCCTCGTCGCTCATCAGCGAGGACATGGTCCGCCCCGACGATGCGGATTTCGCCGGCGGCTACCTGATGCAGAGCCTCGGCGTCCTGCCGCTGACCTGGGGCAATTCGGTGGCGCGGGGGCGCGGCCTCTGGGGGCGGGCGCTGACCGAACATCTCAGCCGTTACAACCACATGGCGGGGATTGGCATCAACGGCGAGACGCTACCCTGCGACGCCAATGTGCTGGTCCTCGCCGACGAGGTGGACGCGTTCGGGATGCGCAAGGCCCGCATCGATTTCGGCTATTCCTCCAACGAGGACCGGCTGAACGCCCATGCGACGCGGACCATGACGGCGATCTGGGAAGCCGCCGGCGCCAGCGACATCTGGGTGCTGGAGCGCGTCGCGCACACGATCGGGACGTGCCGGATGGGCCGGAGCGGCGACAGCGCCGTGGTCGATCCCCAGGGTCGGAGTTTCGAGGTTCCGAACCTCTGGATCAGCGACGGATCGACCTTCCCGAGCTCGCTGGCCGCCAACCCGGCCCTGACCATCATGGCCTTGGCCCTGCGCTCGGCCGAGGCGTTCCTCGGGCATCGCTCCTGA
- the fixK_2 gene encoding Nitrogen fixation regulation protein FixK: MESVFNPLVQKLEGFVALDEADRDVLHRLTAIARDVPARTNLAREGEPHNDIVLITEGIGCRFKQRANGARQITAYLVPGDTCDLDIILLNRLDHTIATLSACKVARIPAPALRQIMENHPAIARALRVSALIDEATLREWLVNIGCRSALERIAHLFCELLVRLRAVGLATEDSCDLPMTQHELADTTGMTTVHVNRSLQELRRRGLIELKGKNLKILDWSRLKSLAEFKAGYLRVEGQAAS; encoded by the coding sequence ATGGAGAGCGTGTTCAATCCGCTTGTCCAGAAGCTCGAAGGCTTCGTTGCGCTCGACGAAGCCGACAGGGACGTGCTTCATCGGCTCACAGCCATCGCCCGTGACGTTCCCGCCCGGACCAACCTCGCCCGTGAAGGCGAGCCGCACAACGACATCGTCCTCATCACCGAGGGGATCGGGTGCCGGTTCAAGCAGCGGGCCAACGGCGCCCGCCAGATCACGGCCTACCTCGTGCCGGGGGACACCTGCGATCTCGACATCATCCTGTTGAACCGCCTCGATCATACGATCGCGACTCTCTCCGCCTGCAAGGTCGCGCGCATTCCCGCCCCGGCCCTCCGGCAGATCATGGAAAACCATCCGGCTATCGCCCGGGCGCTGCGCGTCTCCGCCCTGATCGATGAGGCGACGCTGCGCGAATGGCTGGTGAATATCGGCTGCCGTTCGGCCCTCGAACGGATCGCGCATCTCTTCTGCGAACTCCTGGTGAGGCTGCGGGCCGTGGGCCTCGCAACGGAAGACAGCTGCGATCTCCCCATGACCCAGCACGAGCTCGCCGATACGACGGGGATGACGACCGTTCACGTGAACCGGTCGCTGCAGGAGTTGCGGCGCCGGGGATTGATCGAACTCAAGGGCAAGAATCTCAAGATCCTGGACTGGTCCAGGCTGAAATCCCTTGCCGAGTTCAAGGCCGGCTATCTTCGCGTGGAAGGGCAAGCCGCGAGCTGA